Genomic DNA from Salvia miltiorrhiza cultivar Shanhuang (shh) chromosome 1, IMPLAD_Smil_shh, whole genome shotgun sequence:
GGagatggaggtggaggtggaggccGAGGCGGTGGATGCAGAGGGTAGAGGCGGTGGAGACGTCTgcgaagggaggcggcggcgccccTTGAAGGAGGCGGAACGAGGGTTTTCAACTTCCCAAATtctgaagagagagaaatagaggaCAAGAGAGATGAGCCGTAGGGATAATCAACTTTAAATTAGGAAGAGTTAATTAAGGAGTAActatgccctaattatttctataaaaggaaacaGGCCATTAtttgtgggacaacccaaagAGGAAAACAggccattatttatgggacggagggagtatatgttattttaaaaattttataagCTTCTTTAAAGTGTTCGATAAAATAACTATAAGTCGTAAAAATAAGGTTCAAGAGCTTAGAGCAGTCTTACCGCAACTTGTTGGCGGGGAGCGATCTGGGCTCCAGCAAGCCGCGTAATGCTGCCAGGGAAGGGGGGCTTGGGATGGGGCTCACATGTGAGAGTTGGGTGTAGACTGTGGAGGATTTTTCTCTAAGCGCGTGCATTGCACagcaaaataaaaatgaattaaaagaaaatttgaTTTTGCTCACCAACGATAATAAAAGATCAGTTGCAACCAATAGTcatcttcatttatttttattttctttatttcctATTTTATCCTATAAATATCTCTTCATCCTCATTCATTTTACACTAcaattcactcatttctctcttcatctattcttcttctttatattatttttatcacttCTTCATCTTTTTTTCATCTCCAAAAAGGGATTGTGAATGGACAATTAGTGGAGCAACCAAGCGCTGTCTCCCGGGatcccaattttttttcctacggtttttcatcattttctcaAGGATTCAACGCCTTCAACCCGATGGGTCTTGAGAGTATGAACTTGAACACAACTCAATTTGTTCAAGATAATGGTGTGGTCGAGATTCCTTCCCTTCCGGAGGCGACGAAGCAACACAACGACTATACTTTGGCAGAACCCAACTTATTTGCTCACTTTGGGCTGAGACAAACAGGTCCAAATTCCATCGGCGAAGCTGACAAGGGAAAAGACAAACAGGTCGAGTGGTCAGCGAAATGGGAAAAGTCGCAAATTTCATCGAACATTTAAGATAATCGCAACGCAACTAGTCGACGCCCAAATAATTGGAATGGACAGATCAAAAATGGGCCTGAGCGAATTGGCTATGCACAACACATTGGTTGTGGAAATTTTCAAACGACGAgatgaaattaataaaatttttgatattaaaattaaatatttattttaatctacaaatacatttaaattgagaaaaatagaaataaattttataGAGCTCGGTTTAAAAGCCCACATTGTGTAGGAGAGGCTCTGTAGAAGTTGGGACCATTTAAGATAAGAGGCTCTTGGGTGGAGATGCTTTTATAGgcccttaaaaaaataagtttatctaatctaaattattttttcataattttatatacaataattatttttacaaatattatttaactatactgtgttcaattttcttatataacaattttttttctctcttttgcacaaaattatatttattaattattcaaatattttgacaacttataaactttAGATAAACTATATCTTATAAGTTTTGAAACAATTTTAAGCttataaattctttaaaataaatttagcctAATATAatcaaattcatatattaaGATTTATACATATTGATTTATTATGGGACAATCTATATAAATACTATAGTAACTATTTTATAGACAGTTCAAAgttcaaaatgaaaaattaaaattattaatatttgaaagATCTGATCAATCTGTTTCATTAGATAAAAATTCGAAGTTTATTTAAGCAAAAGTTATTTGGGCGCCAATgatttataacaaattttatCGCTCTCCATTATCTGATTTTCTCAATAcaaaaacacacaaaaaaaagaaaaaaaaaaaaatcagtcaaATCGTTGACTCATCGATCTCAGCAGCAGTTCAGTTGAAGCCCCTGGCGGAAAATCAAATCtgttcctctctctctctctctctctctctctacgcgcgATGATTCATCTACTTCTACTCCTACTTCTCCTCTCCGGTGCCACCAACGGCCGCGATTTCACGATAGAGGAAGCCACAATCGACGACGTGCAGCGCGCATTCACCGAAGAGAAGCTCACTTCCCGCCAACTCGTCGAGTACTACCTGGACCGCATCGAGAGCCTGAATCCGGTGCTCCGCGGGGTGATCGAGGTGAATCCCGACGCCGTCGATCAAGCGGAGAGAGCCGACTCCGAGAGGCGGAGGATCGACGGAGGCCGCCCGTCGCTGCACGGCATTCCAGTGCTCCTCAAGGACAGCATAGCTACCGACGATAAGCTGAACACCACCGGCGGATCCTACGCGCTGCTCGGCGCGGTGGCGCCGCGCGACGCCGGAGTGGTGGCGAGGCTGAGGAACGCCGGCGCGGTGATTTTGGGGAAGGCGAGCATGAGCGAATGGTACCATTTCCGATCCTACGATATTCCCGACGGATGGTGCGCTAGAGCCGGACAGGGTTTGGTTAGTAttctaattttcatttttatgtttTCCCCCCTAAATTATCGTTCTTTATTTTTGGTGATATTTGCATTTATTGCTATCAGATCATGGATTGCATTTCCTTTTAGACGCCTAATTTTGTGATATTCTTCTTCTACCTACCTGTGTATCAGATCTGATGATATAAATAGGGGGTAATTGGACCTaaatatatcaaattttatttaattttaattttgtgcaTGAACTAAAAATTTGTttctaaatacacgaactttaaattGGTCTGATTTTTTGTTCAATTGTCAATTTTTGACGAATTATTGTCATAGTGGCTAGTTGAGGTAATAAATTAATGCCGTCATAACTAGCTAAACTAGCATAGACATCCAACTATATCTACATTATTTAGTAAATCGATTGTTTAAGCTAAGAATACATTTTATGCGTGGCCGTGCGCAATTGACAATCGTGTGAAAAATTTGAACAATTGAATGTTCATGTATTAGGAGGTAGAATTTTGGGTTAATCATGTTTTATGTCCTCAACTTTCAGCGTTTATCACATAATGtccctaatttttattttctcttcaaaaatattgaactttcaacTACTTTTCTATAAAATTTCCTAAACTTTcatcttttattaaaaattccAACTTACatcattttctaaaaaatatcctaaactttcagcattttataaaaaatattatattatacaaaaattcgacgacaaaatgataaatcACCTTACCAAATTTTTAGGTGGAACGACATCGTTTCATTAGATGGATGGTAAAAAAAAAGCATTCCACCTAAGAATTCAACGAAATAACTTATACTAGTAATTATGTTGTTAGATTTTGAATAGTAGaacattttttagaaaatgctTAAAATTAGGAGTATTTTAATAGAGAACGAAAGTTGAGTATATTTCAGGGAAATCACTAAAAATTAggggatattttatgaaaaatagcTAAAAGTTGGGCGTTTTGAAGAGAATGAAAATTAGGGGTTATTTTGTGAGAAAAACATTGAAAGTTGAGacataaaacataattaaatttagaatttttgaTTCATGAGCAAActtaaaatttgataaaattcatgtatttaagCGCAATTACcccttataaataaatatacaccCATTGCTTTGTGGTGGAGTGAGCGAGTGAGTTTATCGTCAAAAATCCATTCCATTAACGATTTCTAGGTCGAGCCTTGCAGCTTGTTATTCTGCAACTAATCTATCTTGCTATATTGTGCTCGATTCGATTAACTTTGAAGTTAATACCAACATTGTCGTATTCGTGAAACAAAATCTCCATCTGATAAACTGTAAATGCTAGATGAATGCGTTGAAATATGAGTTGAAGAGTTCTATTTAGTTGTGGAATTCTGAAATCTGAATGCTCCAGATGAAATGTGTTGCATCACATGATAAATTGTTTTTGACCTCAAAATCTAGAATCCTTATGTGAAAGGTGGAGATCCCTGTGGCTCAAGCAGTGGATCAGCAATCTCTGTAGCTGCAAACATGGCTATGGTGTCTCTAGGAACGGAGACGGACGGATCCCTCATCTGCCCCGGTGATCGCAACTCTGTTGTCGCTCTCAAGCCTACTGTCGGGCTAACGAGCCGAGCTGGTGTCATCCCTCTCTCTCCCCGCCAGGACACTGTGGGGTAATCACCATTCTTAGTATATTTAAGGAgcatttacttttcatgattgatacgatgcatgattgagtatttttgtcaggatatttttaaattcacttTTATTGAGAcataaatcaagtaaaattaacTTAAATGTTAGATTTTATCAAAGGCCTTAGAATGtttcaaagtttcaatccatctatATAAAGAATGGGGTTAACCTTAGTATTTTTATCTGTTTAAGCCAATTCTCAAAAGTAGACATCCTCTTAGTATATTTGATGATGGAGAATTTCTGAATTCTGATCACGGATGATTCTGTTGTGAAATTTGAGCTTAGGCCGATAAGCAGAACAGTATCCGATGCTGCTCATGTGTTGGATTCTATTGTTGGCCATGATCCAAGAGATGCTGAAGCAACAGATGCAGCATCGAGGTTCATTCCAACGGGCGGATATGCGCAGTTTCTCAAAGAAGATGGGCTCAAGGGGAAGAGATTGGGTGTGGTGAGGCATCCATTCTTGAAGCTCTCAAATGCATCTTCAAGAAATTCGATCTTTGAAGATCATCTTCGAACTCTAAGGTAAATCTTGATGGCTCATATTTCTTGCATTGTTTGATGAAAAATCCTCAACTTTTAATCTTTTTCAAAACTATCCCATTGTACAAAATTCGGCAATGAAATGATGAGACCTCTTGTCAGATTTTTAGGTTGAATTTTTATCTACGTCACCTGATAAAATGACATCGTTTTACccgaaaataaaaacaaagcaAAAATTTTGCCTCTATAATACGACAAAAATTCCATCTCAATACAACGAagtgaaaaaattacaattctTATGTTGTATTGAGGTTGAATTTTGATATATTATTGAGGCGGATTCTTACGTGGAActtttgttttagtttttacCCGatgaaacgacgtcattttataTTGGGTGAGATAGGAAAAAAAAGTTCAACGTAAGAGTCTTGCGAAGCGACTCATCATTTCGTAGTCGTTTTCTGTATTACAGttaatctatacctattataaaagagctttgttttacaaaatttgatttgcctattataTCCTTCATATATGCTTAATTTAAGGTCAATtatgtaatttaatatattatacatataatatatctataaatatattgtggtttatcttttatattttaatacttaTTTAAGTAGTAGTATCAATTTGGACTCTTcattaattatgtaaagatgaaacctataaaataaattatacctattataaaagagccttgttttacaaaatttgatttgcctattataTCCTTCATATATGCTTAATTTAAGGTCAATtatgtaatttaatatattatacatataatatatctataaatatattgtggtttatcttttatattttaatacttaTTTAAGTAGTAGTATCAATTTGGACTCTTcattaattatgtaaagatgaaacctataaaataaattatacctattataaaagagccttgttttacaaaatttgatttgcctattataTCCTTCATATATGCTTAATTTAAGGTCAATtatgtaatttaatatattatacatataatatatctataaatatattgtggtttatcttttatattttaatacttaTTTAAGTAGTAGTATCAATTTGGACTCTTcattaattatgtaaagatgaaacctataaaataaatatgacgACAAAATTAGgtgatgtttaattaattaatttttttaaatactaaatttattttttttgttttaattttatgagtTCTATAACATtatactttaaaaaaattaaccaataattggtttaaaagaaaaaataaattaaaatgataaatattgctataaaatgaaatgaaatataaatttacactcataaaaatttattcattaaaataattcttttttatgtgCAAACGCACGTCATCTCTACTAGTTTTTTGAAAAACGTTGAAAGTTGAGATTTTTTTAGTAAGGAACATAAATTGAGGACACAAAACATGATTTATCCGATGCAATATATATAATGGTTGGTTTTTGTGTTGTAAGGGAGAAAGGTGCAGTGGTGGTAGATGATCTAGAGATACAAAACATTGATGTGATCTTGAATCCATTACTATGTGGTGAGGCATTGGCTTTGTTGGCCGAGTTCAAGCTCAACCTAAACAACTACTTAACCGAGCTCACTGCTTCCCCGGTCAGATCTCTATCAgacatcatcatcttcaaccAAAACCATCCGTTGCAGGAAAGAACTGCCGAGCTAGGGCAGGATATTCTCGTTGCAGCCGACGCGACGGATGGGGTCGGGGAGGGGGAGAGGCGGGCTATCGAGATGATGGAGAAGCTGTCGAGAGATgggttggagaagttgatggtGGAGAATGAGTTGGATGCGATGGTGACGTTGGGGTCGGACGCGTCGCCCGTGATGGCCATCGGAGGGTTCCCGGCCATCACGGTCCCAGCCGGGTACGACTCCGACGGCATGCCGTTTGGTGTCTTCTTTGGTGGGCTTAGAGGCGCGGAGCCTACGCTCATCGAGATTGCATACGCCTTCGAACAAGCGACGCTGCTGCGGAAGCCCCCTTCTCTCACATCAATCACCTTATCTTGTATGTGAATTGCATTgtcttttttttattgaattcatGCATTCTTAATTTAAATTAGGAGAAATCTTGCAAGAACGAGATTTTGTTTCCCACGTTGATGGTAGGTCTAGTTACCGGTAGACGCATTAAACGTTGATTAAATTCGaatcatcatttttcttttaaatatgttTCGTTTTGATAGCTAGACTATTTTGGAGTTATACTTTTTTAGGATTAATCATAGTTTGTGTTCCAATAAAGATAGAATGATGAGTTACTTTGTTAGTTTTTTAGATGAATTTTAAGGGTTAAGAGATTTTTTCTACAATTCTATATTGAATAATGTAGATTCTTTTAGATAGGTGACTCATTATTTTGTTGCCGATTTGGAAGGTGGGAAATAAATAACTTTTGGTTTCAAATCCAAAGGGGTTTGTAGTAAAAATTTGGAATACTttatagaaaatatttaaaattaagaaCACAATGTCTATGGACTATGACTatgattaatcatttttttcttttaaggtgtatttattttgatggataaatttatcatacgaaaatgatgaataataaaaatttatgcctttaaatatctttttttcttttttcatattttatacaaaagagaagttcacttccttcggtgaacttctcttttatataaaatgtgggaaaaaaaaggaggaatttaaaaacataaaacatTTTGTTATCTATTTctttctcataataaatttatccatcaaagtaaacgcatccTTACTATACTAAAACCATTTTCGAATATTTCTCATTTCTACCAATGTTGTGTCCCTCCTGCACTTTACTAGATTTTTTGAGATTTTAGTCTAAGTTCTCTCGTTATGTGAAGAAAAGATGTTGCACTTCTTATCAGATGTTGACGAGCTAGCAATCTAAACTCAAaacataaaaagataaatatgtTAGGAGGTTATATGATAGAGAACTATTTACAACTTCTTCACGTAATTCTCACACAATTTCTAACTCTACAATCATAATACTagtttttattcataaaaaatttCAACCAATTTTTATCTAATCGTACTAATAAGaagataataaaattataaaaatcgtGTCACGTGATGTTATTTGACTATTTGAGTATTTAATTGAAAAAGGCGCGCAAATCTTGAGATGAATCGGTTTTCTTTGTCCGTTCTCACACCTCTTCCTCATCCGTCTCAATCAAGCAATCCAGGTCAAACCTCCGAGGTTTCGCAGAATTCCGCCATGGAAGAGCTGGATTTCAATGTAGAAGAAGCCACCATCAAATCAATCCAACAAGCATTCGCAGAGGGCAAGCTCACCGCCAGAAACCTAGTGGATTTCTACCTGCACCAGATCGAGCACCTCAATCCCCTGCTCCGCGCCGTGATCGAGGTGAACCCCGACGCGCAGCTACTGGCGGACGAATCGGACAAGGCGAGGAGCAGAAACGCTGATTTGGGGGAGCTGCACGGCATTCCGGTGCTCCTCAAGGACACGATCGGCACGCGCGACAGGCTCAGCACCACCGCCGGCTCCTACGCGCTGCTCGGATCCAAGGTGCGACGCGACGCCGCCGTGGTGGAGCGCCTGAGGAGGAGCGGCGCCGTGATTTTGGGGAAGGCGAGCTTGAGTGAGTGGTATAGGTTCCGGTCTCTAAGTGGAGTCCCCGATGGCTGGTGCGCTCGATCCGGACAAGGAGTGGTTCGTGCCACTCTCTTTGTAA
This window encodes:
- the LOC131005614 gene encoding probable amidase At4g34880, giving the protein MIHLLLLLLLLSGATNGRDFTIEEATIDDVQRAFTEEKLTSRQLVEYYLDRIESLNPVLRGVIEVNPDAVDQAERADSERRRIDGGRPSLHGIPVLLKDSIATDDKLNTTGGSYALLGAVAPRDAGVVARLRNAGAVILGKASMSEWYHFRSYDIPDGWCARAGQGLNPYVKGGDPCGSSSGSAISVAANMAMVSLGTETDGSLICPGDRNSVVALKPTVGLTSRAGVIPLSPRQDTVGPISRTVSDAAHVLDSIVGHDPRDAEATDAASRFIPTGGYAQFLKEDGLKGKRLGVVRHPFLKLSNASSRNSIFEDHLRTLREKGAVVVDDLEIQNIDVILNPLLCGEALALLAEFKLNLNNYLTELTASPVRSLSDIIIFNQNHPLQERTAELGQDILVAADATDGVGEGERRAIEMMEKLSRDGLEKLMVENELDAMVTLGSDASPVMAIGGFPAITVPAGYDSDGMPFGVFFGGLRGAEPTLIEIAYAFEQATLLRKPPSLTSITLSCM